Proteins encoded in a region of the Triticum dicoccoides isolate Atlit2015 ecotype Zavitan chromosome 3A, WEW_v2.0, whole genome shotgun sequence genome:
- the LOC119268818 gene encoding aspartic proteinase NANA, chloroplast-like: MAGRRLALLLVALAAAFLAGASGRHASDSARFPLLRLAAPASLADLARSDRQRMAFIASHGRRRTRETAAGSSASSAAAAFAMPLTSGAYTGIGQYFVRFRVGTPAQPFLLVADTGSDLTWVKCRRPASANSSLSPADSGPGSGRAFRPEDSRTWAPISCTSDTCTKSLPFSLATCPTPGSPCAYDYRYKDGSAARGTVGTESATIALSGREERKAKLRGLVLGCTSSYTGPSFEASDGVLSLGYSGISFASHAASRFGGRFSYCLVDHLAPRNATSYLTFGPNPAVSPSSSHASPSSCAAAAAPRARTTPLLLDRRMRPFYDVSLKAISVAGEFLKIPRAVWDVEAGGGVILDSGTSLTVLAKPAYRAVVAALSKELAGLPRVTMDPFEYCYNWTSPSGQDAGVAVPKMAVHFAGAARLEPPGKSYVIDAAPGVKCIGLQEGPWPGISVIGNILQQEHLWEFDIKNRRLRFQRSRCTH, from the exons ATGGCGGGTCGCCGCCTGGCCCTGCTGCTTGTCGCGCTGGCCGCGGCGTTCCTGGCAGGCGCGAGCGGCCGCCACGCGAGCGACTCGGCGCGGTTCCCCCTGCTCCGCCTCGCCGCGCCGGCGTCCCTCGCCGACCTGGCGCGCAGCGACCGGCAGCGGATGGCGTTCATCGCCTCGCACGGGCGGCGGCGCACGCGGGAGACCGCGGCGGGCTCGTCGGCCTCTTCAGCTGCCGCGGCCTTCGCGATGCCGCTCACCTCCGGCGCCTACACGGGCATCGGGCAGTACTTCGTGCGCTTCCGCGTGGGCACCCCGGCGCAGCCGTTCCTGCTGGTGGCCGACACCGGCAGCGACCTGACCTGGGTCAAGTGCCGCCGCCCCGCCTCGGCCAACTCCTCGCTCTCGCCGGCCGACTCGGGGCCGGGGTCGGGGCGCGCGTTCCGCCCCGAGGACTCGAGGACATGGGCGCCCATCTCGTGCACGTCGGACACCTGCACCAAGTCGCTCCCCTTCTCCCTCGCCACCTGCCCCACGCCCGGCAGCCCCTGCGCCTACGACTACCG GTACAAGGACGGGTCGGCGGCGCGCGGCACGGTGGGCACGGAGTCGGCGACCATCGCGCTGTCCGGGCGGGAGGAGCGGAAGGCCAAGCTCAGGGGCCTCGTGCTCGGCTGCACCAGCTCCTACACCGGCCCCAGCTTCGAGGCCTCCGACGGCGTGCTCAGCCTCGGCTACAGCGGCATCTCCTTCGCCTCCCACGCCGCCTCCCGCTTCGGCGGCCGCTTCTCCTACTGCCTCGTCGACCACCTCGCCCCGCGCAACGCCACCAGCTACCTCACCTTCGGCCCCAACCCCGccgtctccccctcctcctcccacgcctccccctcctcctgcgccgccgccgccgctccccgcgcGCGCACGACGCCGCTGCTGCTCGACCGCCGGATGCGCCCCTTCTACGACGTCAGCCTCAAGGCCATCTCCGTCGCCGGGGAGTTCCTCAAGATACCGCGCGCCGTCTGGGAcgtcgaggcgggcggcggcgtcaTCCTCGACTCCGGCACCAGCCTCACGGTGCTGGCCAAGCCGGCCTACCGCGCCGTCGTGGCCGCGCTCAGCAAGGAGCTCGCCGGGCTGCCGCGGGTCACCATGGACCCGTTCGAGTACTGCTACAACTGGACGTCGCCGTCGGGCCAGGACGCCGGCGTCGCCGTGCCGAAGATGGCCGTGCACTTCGCCGGGGCGGCGCGGCTGGAGCCCCCGGGGAAGAGCTACGTGATCGACGCGGCGCCCGGCGTCAAGTGCATCGGCCTGCAGGAAGGCCCCTGGCCCGGGATCTCCGTCATCGGGAACATCCTGCAGCAGGagcacctgtgggagttcgacatcAAAAACCGACGGCTAAGATTCCAGAGGTCGCGGTGCACGCACTGA